The nucleotide window CTCGGCTTATATACTGTCGACAATATATAATGTTCAATCGATAATAAATCCGAACAACGGTTAAAGTTGAGAAAGGTGGCTGACATGGCAGCAGTTGAATGTAAAATCGGCCTCGTTGGCATTGGGAACATGGGCTATCATTTTGCCAGACGGCTGTTGGAAAACGGCTGTCAACTCGTCATTCACGACAAAGACGAAGAAAGACTAAAAGCTTTCGAAAGCTTTGCAGGCGCTGAAATCGTACATTCTCCGAAACACGTAGCGGACGAAGCGGAGATTGTGTTTGTCAGTTTGCCGACGCCGTCGGTTGTCAGTATCGTCGCTTTAGGAGAAGACGGTTTAATTCATGGAGAGAAAATGAAAACGTATGTCGACCTGTCGACGACAGGTCAATCGAAAGCGAAAACAATCGCTGCCAAGTTAATTGAAAACGGCATCGCGGTACTCGATTCTCCTGTCAGCGGCGGCGTTCCCGGTGCGGAAAAAGGAACGTTAGCGGTCATGGTCTCCGGTGCAGAAGAAATTTTTACAAAAGTCGAACCG belongs to Bacillales bacterium and includes:
- a CDS encoding NAD(P)-binding domain-containing protein; this translates as MAAVECKIGLVGIGNMGYHFARRLLENGCQLVIHDKDEERLKAFESFAGAEIVHSPKHVADEAEIVFVSLPTPSVVSIVALGEDGLIHGEKMKTYVDLSTTGQSKAKTIAAKLIENGIAVLDSPVSGGVPGAEKGTLAVMVSGAEEIFTKVEP